The following coding sequences are from one Hugenholtzia roseola DSM 9546 window:
- a CDS encoding cob(I)yrinic acid a,c-diamide adenosyltransferase, with protein MKIYTKTGDKGTTALVSGRRVAKNHIRIEAYGTVDELNSYIGLLRDQAVCSPYKSILLEIQDRLFTIGSLLAADPERPTAVALPALVESDILYLEDAIDELDSALPPMRNFVLPGGHQSVSFAHIARTVCRRAERRVIDLEEAEQNVSSLIVQYLNRLSDYLFMLSRKLAQDTEAIETAWKPRL; from the coding sequence ATGAAAATTTACACCAAAACAGGCGATAAAGGCACTACCGCCTTAGTAAGCGGCAGGCGCGTCGCTAAAAATCATATCCGCATCGAGGCTTATGGTACGGTAGATGAACTAAATTCGTACATAGGGCTATTGCGCGACCAAGCCGTTTGTTCGCCCTATAAAAGCATACTTTTGGAGATACAAGACCGCCTCTTTACTATCGGTTCGCTTTTGGCTGCCGACCCAGAACGCCCTACTGCCGTTGCCCTGCCTGCGCTTGTAGAAAGTGATATTTTGTACCTCGAAGATGCCATCGACGAATTAGATTCTGCCCTGCCCCCGATGCGCAATTTTGTCCTACCGGGTGGTCATCAGAGTGTATCCTTTGCCCACATAGCGCGAACCGTTTGCAGGCGAGCCGAGCGCAGGGTCATAGATTTGGAAGAAGCAGAGCAGAATGTTAGCTCTCTTATTGTGCAGTACCTCAATCGCCTTTCCGACTATCTTTTTATGCTTTCGCGCAAATTGGCACAAGATACCGAAGCGATAGAAACGGCTTGGAAGCCGCGCCTTTAA
- a CDS encoding aldo/keto reductase, producing MIYKLLGNTGLRVSELCLGTMTFGTDWNTGADKAESQKMFEKFVEAGGNFFDTANRYTEGTSERFLGEFIKADRDRYVIASKYTLYDKRDDVNAMGNHRKNLMRSLDHTLKRLQTDYLDLLWVHMWDFTTPIEEVMRGLDDVVRSGKVHYIGISDTPAWVVAKANTLAEGRGWTKFSALQIEWSLIERTVERDLIPMAKHFGLAVTPWSPLGAGLLTGKYNAGMQGQGRLSEKSVKYTPHNIEIAKKVSEVAQKLGATSAQVALAWLRQQGETVFPILGARSAAQLEDAMGCLSVEIPADLMNDLHQASQIDLGFPHKFLETPGVQDVIFGDFKETLKRQRRNF from the coding sequence ATGATTTACAAACTCTTAGGCAATACAGGTCTGCGCGTTTCCGAACTCTGTTTGGGTACGATGACCTTTGGAACAGACTGGAATACGGGTGCAGACAAGGCAGAGAGCCAAAAAATGTTCGAAAAATTTGTAGAAGCAGGTGGTAATTTCTTCGATACCGCAAATCGCTACACCGAAGGCACAAGTGAGCGTTTTTTGGGCGAATTTATCAAAGCCGACCGCGACCGCTATGTCATTGCCTCCAAATATACCCTTTACGACAAGCGCGATGATGTCAATGCCATGGGCAATCATCGCAAAAATTTGATGCGCTCCTTAGACCATACCCTCAAACGCTTGCAAACCGATTATTTAGACCTTCTTTGGGTACACATGTGGGACTTTACAACCCCCATCGAGGAAGTGATGCGCGGGCTTGATGATGTCGTTAGGTCGGGAAAAGTGCATTACATTGGCATTTCGGATACGCCTGCTTGGGTAGTGGCAAAGGCGAATACCTTAGCTGAGGGGCGTGGCTGGACGAAATTTTCTGCCTTGCAGATAGAGTGGAGTCTGATTGAACGCACCGTAGAGCGCGACTTGATTCCGATGGCAAAGCATTTTGGATTAGCCGTAACCCCTTGGTCGCCTTTGGGAGCGGGATTATTGACGGGAAAGTACAATGCAGGCATGCAGGGGCAGGGCAGACTTTCCGAAAAAAGCGTCAAATACACGCCGCACAACATTGAAATTGCCAAAAAGGTCAGTGAGGTGGCGCAAAAATTGGGCGCAACTTCGGCACAGGTAGCCTTAGCTTGGCTTCGTCAGCAAGGCGAAACGGTATTTCCTATCTTAGGCGCAAGGTCGGCAGCACAGCTCGAAGATGCTATGGGTTGTCTTTCAGTGGAAATTCCTGCTGATTTGATGAACGACTTGCATCAAGCAAGCCAAATAGACTTGGGCTTCCCTCATAAATTTTTAGAAACTCCGGGAGTGCAAGATGTTATCTTCGGCGATTTTAAAGAAACTTTGAAGCGTCAGAGGCGAAATTTCTAA
- the murD gene encoding UDP-N-acetylmuramoyl-L-alanine--D-glutamate ligase: MKAKNIIVLGGGESGVGAALLAKQKGYQVLLSEGGEIKAQYRKVLLDYGILFEEGGHSEENILAADEVIKSPGIPEKVPIIQKLRTAQIPIISEIEFASRFTNAKIIAITGTNGKTTTTLLTHHLLKTAGLRVALAGNVGNSFAKEVFLESEQEKNEEKEYDYYVLEVSSFQLDDIADFKPHIAVITNITPDHLDRYLYDMDLYAASKLRIFENQTAEDYFVYDAECEFLDQKIKQKIAQTAINPQILPIKVVENRKQFLSLQDKIRIATPQQPILDLPLADLPLKGLHNQLNMSIAATIAQLLEIPPQAIAEGLATFVNAPHRLEVVRHLEGVTYVNDSKATNVDSVFYALPAFEKNLVWIVGGVDKGNDYNLISDLIEKYVRLVICLGKDNTKIVTFMEKNFPDKTLFQTFSMEEAVRVAHKQAKAGEMVLLSPACASFDLFKNYEDRGEQFKKYVNRLGI; this comes from the coding sequence ATGAAAGCTAAAAATATTATCGTTTTAGGGGGCGGCGAAAGTGGCGTAGGTGCAGCTTTGCTTGCCAAACAGAAAGGCTATCAAGTCTTGCTTTCCGAAGGGGGCGAAATTAAGGCGCAATATCGAAAGGTGCTGCTCGACTATGGCATTTTGTTCGAAGAAGGCGGACACTCGGAAGAAAATATCTTAGCCGCCGATGAAGTCATTAAAAGCCCCGGTATTCCCGAAAAAGTGCCGATTATACAGAAATTGCGCACTGCCCAAATACCCATTATTTCCGAAATAGAATTTGCAAGCCGCTTTACCAATGCCAAAATTATCGCCATTACAGGCACAAATGGCAAGACCACAACGACGCTCCTTACGCACCATCTACTCAAAACCGCAGGCTTGCGCGTGGCTTTGGCAGGAAATGTAGGAAATAGTTTTGCAAAAGAAGTTTTTTTAGAATCCGAACAAGAAAAAAACGAGGAAAAAGAATACGATTACTATGTCTTAGAAGTGAGTAGCTTCCAACTCGATGACATTGCCGACTTCAAACCCCATATCGCCGTCATTACCAACATCACCCCCGACCATTTAGACCGCTATCTTTACGACATGGATTTGTATGCGGCTTCAAAATTGCGTATTTTCGAAAACCAAACCGCAGAAGATTATTTTGTCTATGATGCGGAATGTGAATTTTTAGACCAAAAAATAAAACAGAAAATAGCGCAAACAGCCATCAATCCGCAAATCCTGCCGATAAAAGTGGTAGAAAATAGAAAACAGTTTCTTTCTTTGCAAGATAAAATAAGAATTGCGACACCACAACAACCTATCCTCGACCTGCCATTGGCTGATTTGCCTCTCAAAGGCTTGCACAATCAGCTAAATATGTCTATTGCTGCCACGATTGCGCAGCTTTTGGAAATTCCACCCCAAGCGATAGCCGAAGGATTGGCAACTTTTGTCAATGCGCCTCACCGTTTGGAAGTGGTGCGCCACTTGGAAGGCGTTACCTATGTCAATGACTCGAAGGCGACCAACGTAGATTCGGTCTTTTACGCGCTACCTGCCTTCGAAAAAAACTTAGTTTGGATAGTGGGAGGGGTAGATAAAGGCAATGATTACAATTTGATTTCTGATTTGATAGAAAAATATGTCCGCTTAGTGATTTGTTTGGGAAAAGACAATACAAAAATTGTAACTTTTATGGAAAAAAACTTTCCAGACAAAACCCTCTTTCAAACTTTTTCTATGGAAGAAGCCGTCCGAGTGGCACATAAGCAGGCGAAGGCGGGGGAAATGGTCTTGCTTTCCCCTGCCTGTGCAAGTTTCGACCTTTTTAAAAACTACGAAGATAGAGGCGAGCAGTTTAAAAAATACGTCAATCGTTTAGGTATATAA
- a CDS encoding N-6 DNA methylase: protein MLSRQEAAQTVYAPTIYLFPNITNMITEQNFKPLLTLLGFEENKNIFIKKFAGSDVFLKVDFSKKELIYPEFLGMIINERQTCNFSSAENFVVFECVHRLLEKGYLPQHIELEPKWKLGHGASGGRADILVKNQEGKPLLLIECKTAGNEFNKAWKYMLQDGGQLFTYAQQIPDTEFLCLYASDFDEKTDEISLSHYIISHKDNPKILEENKDLLSFEKAKDLKQRFKVWKETYQLEKTTKGIFEDNIPAYQIGKNKYTIEDLQNVTEKDVSTKEEGKYHKFRTILRKHNVSGRENAFDVLVNLFLCKIVDETQNPQELKFYWKGIAYDNYFDFIDRLQGLYKYGMEKYLGEEITYISNDEIESAFWAIKQKRNATKKQIKDYFRQLKFFTNNDFAFIDVYNKKLFDKNIRILIEIAELWQDLRLKTTTQNQFLGDMFEYFLDNGIKQSEGQFFTPIPITRFICMALPLEEVVEKHPEMPKAIDYACGSGHFLTEIAAQTKPFIEKYKETEPSNFYRNIFGIEKESRLSKVAKISAYMYGQGEINVFAHDALDELPQIKEQSFDILVANPPFAVEDFLETLPEEQREKYSLLQTVSDLGNKNIQCFFLERAKQLLAPKGVAGIIVPSSVLSNSDQTHVATREILLKYFDFVSIVELGSNTFSKTGTNTVVLFLRRKAQKPEQAEQFENRVLDFFENWEDELKTGGGAYLDIDIVKYYCKHIEVPFETYQLILTEKLDKSLWEYDIFKEYKADFEKSTEVLNLKKKNSFKKLSPKEQQTELDKKLLEKIRQIEQDKLYYFMLAYHNPQKVLIVKSPTDNKEQKQFLGYEWSNAKGSEGLKYNTDATGTHQTPLFNPKDRNDPNKISHWIAQNFLDTEKNYQVSENLMTWVSYAKLTDLLDFSRKDFNKAFSLTLKKKIDIESKWDLVRIENILQKIEGSIAKVPDNEIKEIGKYPVVTQEKDKVISGYTDVENPITDLPLTVFGDHSCTFKYIDFPFLRGADGTQLLKVDTKQFIPKCFFYLVQLVEIANSDKYERHFKYLQTAKIPLPPLSVQEKIVLECEAIDQATEAAKNEVEKAKGEIENLVLETFGKYPEKKISEIAFINPSKSEIKNVDENILVSFIEMASVSDEGFIANKIDKPLKDLKKGSYTYFAENDIIIAKITPCMENGKCALAKGLTNGLAMGSSEFHVFRVKKNINNQFLFAFLNRELVRKEAEQNFTGSSGHRRVPASFYENYKIPVPPLEIQAQLVSEIEILESQIAKNEGIIQNSAAEKQAVLKKYL, encoded by the coding sequence TTGCTCTCGAGGCAAGAGGCTGCCCAAACGGTCTATGCCCCTACAATCTATTTATTCCCGAATATAACCAATATGATAACCGAACAAAATTTCAAGCCGCTCCTGACCTTACTTGGTTTTGAAGAAAATAAGAACATTTTTATCAAAAAATTTGCGGGTTCTGATGTGTTTCTCAAAGTCGATTTTTCAAAAAAAGAACTCATTTATCCTGAATTTTTGGGAATGATTATCAACGAAAGGCAGACTTGTAATTTTTCCTCTGCCGAAAATTTTGTCGTCTTTGAGTGTGTGCATAGGCTATTAGAAAAAGGTTATTTGCCCCAACACATCGAACTCGAACCCAAATGGAAACTTGGGCATGGTGCAAGCGGAGGGCGTGCCGATATTTTGGTCAAAAATCAAGAAGGAAAACCCTTGCTACTGATAGAGTGCAAAACGGCAGGAAACGAATTTAATAAGGCATGGAAATATATGCTGCAAGACGGCGGACAGCTCTTTACGTATGCCCAACAAATTCCTGATACCGAATTTTTGTGCCTTTATGCTTCGGACTTTGATGAAAAAACAGATGAAATAAGCCTTTCACACTACATTATTTCACATAAAGACAACCCCAAAATTTTAGAGGAAAACAAAGATTTACTTTCTTTTGAAAAGGCAAAAGACCTCAAACAACGTTTTAAGGTGTGGAAAGAAACTTATCAATTAGAAAAAACAACCAAAGGAATTTTTGAGGACAACATTCCTGCCTACCAAATTGGGAAAAACAAGTACACGATTGAAGATTTGCAAAACGTAACTGAAAAAGACGTTTCTACCAAAGAAGAAGGCAAATATCATAAGTTTAGAACCATTTTACGAAAACACAACGTTTCGGGGCGTGAAAATGCCTTTGATGTGCTTGTTAATCTTTTTTTGTGCAAAATTGTAGATGAAACCCAAAACCCACAGGAACTCAAATTTTATTGGAAAGGCATTGCTTACGATAATTATTTCGATTTTATAGACCGTTTGCAGGGGCTTTACAAGTATGGCATGGAAAAATACTTGGGCGAAGAAATTACCTATATCAGCAACGACGAAATTGAAAGTGCTTTTTGGGCGATAAAGCAAAAAAGGAACGCTACCAAAAAGCAAATCAAAGATTATTTTAGGCAGCTCAAATTTTTTACGAACAACGATTTTGCTTTTATAGATGTCTATAATAAAAAACTTTTCGATAAAAATATCCGAATTTTGATAGAAATTGCCGAACTCTGGCAAGATTTACGACTCAAAACCACAACACAAAATCAATTCTTGGGCGATATGTTTGAATATTTCCTCGACAATGGTATCAAACAATCCGAAGGACAATTTTTTACGCCTATTCCCATCACAAGGTTTATTTGTATGGCTCTGCCGCTGGAAGAGGTCGTAGAAAAGCACCCCGAAATGCCCAAAGCCATTGATTACGCTTGTGGTTCGGGACACTTTCTAACCGAAATAGCGGCACAAACCAAGCCTTTTATCGAAAAATACAAAGAAACAGAGCCAAGCAATTTTTATAGAAATATTTTTGGAATAGAAAAAGAAAGCCGCCTTTCCAAAGTAGCCAAAATTTCGGCGTATATGTACGGACAAGGCGAAATCAATGTTTTTGCCCATGATGCCTTAGACGAACTGCCCCAAATCAAGGAACAAAGTTTTGATATTTTGGTCGCTAATCCGCCTTTTGCAGTAGAAGACTTTTTGGAAACCCTGCCCGAAGAACAACGCGAAAAGTATAGCCTTTTGCAGACCGTTTCCGATTTGGGAAACAAAAATATTCAGTGTTTCTTTTTGGAGCGTGCCAAACAACTGCTTGCCCCCAAAGGCGTAGCGGGGATTATTGTCCCAAGTTCGGTGCTTTCCAATTCCGACCAAACGCATGTCGCTACTCGTGAAATCTTGTTGAAATACTTTGATTTTGTAAGTATTGTAGAGCTGGGTAGTAATACTTTTAGCAAAACAGGCACCAATACGGTAGTTTTATTTTTGCGTAGGAAAGCACAAAAACCCGAACAAGCAGAGCAGTTTGAAAATAGGGTTTTAGATTTTTTTGAGAATTGGGAAGACGAACTCAAAACAGGCGGAGGAGCGTATTTGGATATTGATATAGTCAAATATTATTGCAAACATATAGAAGTACCTTTTGAAACCTATCAACTTATTCTGACGGAAAAATTGGATAAATCGCTTTGGGAATATGATATTTTCAAAGAGTACAAAGCCGATTTTGAGAAAAGTACCGAAGTGCTAAATCTGAAAAAGAAAAATAGCTTTAAAAAACTTTCTCCGAAAGAACAACAAACCGAACTCGACAAAAAACTTTTAGAAAAAATCAGACAAATAGAACAAGATAAATTGTACTATTTTATGCTTGCCTATCACAATCCGCAAAAGGTTTTGATTGTCAAAAGTCCCACAGACAACAAAGAACAAAAACAGTTCTTGGGCTATGAATGGTCGAATGCAAAAGGAAGCGAAGGGCTAAAATACAACACTGATGCCACAGGAACGCACCAAACGCCACTTTTCAACCCAAAAGACCGAAACGACCCAAACAAAATAAGCCATTGGATTGCGCAAAACTTTTTGGATACCGAAAAAAACTATCAGGTTTCTGAAAACCTTATGACTTGGGTAAGCTACGCCAAACTCACCGACCTTTTAGACTTTTCAAGAAAAGATTTTAACAAAGCCTTTTCGCTTACGCTTAAGAAAAAAATTGATATAGAAAGTAAGTGGGATTTGGTAAGAATTGAAAATATTTTACAAAAGATAGAAGGAAGTATTGCAAAAGTACCCGATAATGAAATCAAAGAAATTGGAAAATACCCTGTTGTTACACAAGAAAAAGACAAAGTTATTTCGGGATATACAGATGTTGAAAATCCGATTACAGACTTGCCTTTGACTGTTTTTGGCGACCATAGTTGTACTTTCAAGTATATTGATTTTCCTTTTTTGCGTGGTGCAGACGGAACACAATTATTAAAAGTTGATACCAAACAATTTATTCCTAAGTGCTTTTTTTATCTTGTTCAATTAGTGGAAATTGCGAACTCGGATAAGTACGAAAGACATTTCAAATATTTACAAACGGCAAAAATCCCCCTTCCTCCTCTATCCGTTCAAGAAAAAATCGTGTTGGAATGTGAGGCAATAGACCAAGCCACCGAAGCCGCTAAAAATGAAGTGGAAAAGGCGAAGGGGGAGATTGAAAATTTGGTTTTAGAAACTTTCGGAAAATATCCCGAAAAGAAAATTTCAGAAATTGCTTTTATCAATCCTTCAAAATCAGAAATTAAGAATGTTGATGAAAATATTTTAGTTTCTTTTATTGAAATGGCTTCTGTAAGTGATGAGGGTTTTATTGCAAATAAAATAGATAAACCTTTAAAGGATTTGAAAAAAGGAAGTTACACATATTTTGCTGAAAATGACATCATTATTGCCAAAATTACACCTTGTATGGAAAACGGCAAATGTGCCTTAGCAAAAGGTTTAACAAATGGTTTGGCTATGGGAAGTTCTGAATTTCACGTTTTTAGAGTAAAAAAAAATATCAACAATCAGTTTCTTTTTGCTTTTTTAAATAGAGAATTGGTAAGGAAAGAAGCAGAACAAAATTTTACAGGTTCAAGCGGACACAGACGAGTTCCTGCCTCTTTTTATGAAAATTACAAAATCCCCGTTCCGCCCTTAGAAATTCAAGCGCAATTAGTTTCCGAAATTGAGATTTTGGAAAGTCAAATCGCTAAAAATGAGGGAATTATCCAAAATTCGGCGGCGGAAAAGCAGGCGGTTTTGAAAAAATATTTGTAG
- a CDS encoding methyltransferase domain-containing protein, translating to MRKFLATTDYAVESFAMAEIQTAIEKNAFQIQKLGRFQNWQQRLYFETDAPLTLLLALRSIHSLIELKGIFKLETPTLEAFVAALESVEVPEMQQVSSFRATCERYGNHDFTSVEMQRWAGGVWIRKYQKSVDLEGYDINLRADLIGKDVFVGIQHNRTDLALRPHLQRAFHHRAALKHSLAYLLLSLAEPQKGQTILDATCGGGTILMEGYDAFNQKLGYDITFLGCELIADFAQKARENMQANNFPIEIIEGDAKELNQYFAPNQIDSIVSNLPYGVVSGKESQMRGLYDRFLTSAHDILKDKGKIVVLTMRAAIMRETLFRLRLYKISQELITESGGLLLHIFVLEKI from the coding sequence ATGCGCAAATTTTTAGCCACAACCGATTACGCCGTAGAGTCTTTTGCTATGGCAGAAATACAAACCGCTATTGAAAAAAATGCTTTCCAAATACAAAAATTGGGGCGTTTTCAAAATTGGCAACAACGCCTTTATTTTGAAACAGATGCACCCCTAACGCTGCTCTTGGCTTTGCGCAGTATTCACAGTTTGATAGAATTGAAGGGCATTTTTAAATTAGAAACCCCAACTTTGGAAGCCTTTGTTGCAGCCTTAGAAAGTGTAGAAGTGCCTGAAATGCAACAAGTTAGTTCTTTTCGTGCTACCTGTGAAAGGTATGGCAATCATGATTTTACTTCCGTAGAAATGCAAAGATGGGCAGGCGGAGTCTGGATTAGAAAATACCAAAAAAGTGTAGATTTAGAAGGTTATGACATTAACCTTAGAGCCGATTTGATAGGCAAAGATGTTTTTGTCGGGATTCAACACAACCGCACCGACCTTGCCTTGCGTCCGCACCTGCAACGCGCCTTTCATCATAGAGCAGCCCTCAAACATAGTTTGGCTTATTTACTACTTTCTTTGGCAGAGCCACAAAAGGGACAGACGATTTTAGATGCAACCTGCGGCGGCGGCACAATTTTAATGGAAGGTTATGATGCCTTTAACCAAAAATTGGGCTACGACATTACCTTTTTAGGTTGTGAATTGATTGCCGATTTTGCACAAAAGGCGCGAGAAAATATGCAGGCAAATAATTTTCCGATTGAAATTATAGAAGGTGATGCCAAAGAATTGAACCAATATTTTGCGCCAAACCAAATTGATAGCATTGTCTCGAATTTGCCTTATGGCGTAGTTTCGGGAAAAGAAAGCCAAATGCGCGGACTTTACGACCGTTTCCTAACTTCGGCGCACGACATTTTGAAAGACAAGGGTAAAATTGTCGTCCTGACCATGCGAGCTGCCATTATGCGCGAAACGCTATTCCGCCTGCGCCTCTATAAAATTAGTCAGGAGCTTATTACTGAAAGTGGCGGCTTGCTTTTGCATATTTTTGTATTAGAAAAAATATAA
- a CDS encoding toxin-antitoxin system YwqK family antitoxin, whose amino-acid sequence MMNKMQLSTFVLSLAFFSTASFSMLLAQEKKENEVQLTTDTKPVILLGKDKNRRQIPIVGGLQNQLDNLKNGTSQQQESQPSDAMVSFSLNKKSNKNKKNKEAKNFYAGLHTKKFFRKYQKGRKEITETFYYLKEANNIPQHVENYFYYDVKKGKIDSDYQLPANAEERLILHGLYERKENGTTVEKGYYYLSTKDGKWENYHNSGVLTQQQNYYRGHPAESYFIYYDKSHKQLKEIVPIVNGVPHGYSISFYPSGAVETVGRYQQGDKVGRWLTYYDCKKKDQKGVRKEEWQHAKEPFESNFKPYLLRTWDEKGRVTSGK is encoded by the coding sequence ATGATGAACAAAATGCAGCTCTCTACTTTTGTGCTTTCTCTTGCCTTTTTTTCTACGGCTTCTTTTTCTATGCTTTTGGCGCAAGAAAAAAAGGAAAATGAGGTGCAGCTCACCACAGACACCAAACCTGTTATTTTATTGGGCAAAGACAAAAATCGCCGTCAGATTCCTATTGTAGGAGGCTTACAAAATCAGCTCGACAACCTTAAAAATGGCACTTCACAGCAGCAGGAAAGTCAGCCCAGCGACGCAATGGTTTCTTTTAGTTTGAATAAAAAATCAAACAAAAACAAAAAAAATAAAGAGGCGAAGAATTTTTATGCAGGCTTGCACACCAAAAAGTTTTTTAGAAAATACCAAAAAGGGCGAAAAGAAATTACCGAAACGTTTTACTACCTTAAAGAAGCGAATAACATTCCGCAGCACGTAGAAAATTATTTTTACTATGATGTCAAGAAAGGCAAAATAGATAGCGACTATCAGCTTCCTGCCAATGCCGAAGAAAGGCTTATCCTGCACGGACTTTATGAGCGCAAAGAAAACGGCACGACGGTAGAAAAAGGCTATTATTATCTTTCTACCAAAGATGGCAAATGGGAAAACTACCACAATAGCGGCGTTCTGACCCAGCAGCAAAATTATTATAGAGGACATCCTGCCGAATCGTATTTTATTTATTACGATAAATCGCACAAACAACTTAAAGAAATCGTGCCGATTGTCAATGGCGTGCCACATGGCTACTCTATTTCTTTCTACCCCAGCGGCGCAGTAGAAACGGTAGGGCGGTATCAGCAAGGCGATAAAGTAGGCAGGTGGCTAACTTATTACGACTGCAAAAAGAAAGACCAAAAAGGGGTGCGCAAAGAAGAGTGGCAACACGCCAAAGAGCCTTTTGAGAGCAATTTCAAGCCCTACTTATTGCGCACTTGGGACGAAAAAGGGCGCGTTACGTCAGGAAAATAA
- a CDS encoding formylglycine-generating enzyme family protein, which yields MKHRFFFFASKLTRLAFLSKKGHTQPYLSYAFAAWLCAFLSVPTLLVGQDTTSMVFVKGGIFDMGSTKYPNEMPIHTVTLDDFWIDKYEVSVAEYRSFCEATGRAMPEREPAWGWKDDYPMVNVSWKDAEAYALHVGKRLPTEAEWEYAARGGAKSANYLYAGAPYPQLVGWFDSNSANTAQPRGLKKPNELGIYDMSGNVWEWCQDFYGSYTPENQTNPQGAKTGINRVIRGGSWFGNAANLRTANRYYSPEGFGSSLIGFRLVKDVEK from the coding sequence ATGAAACATAGATTTTTCTTTTTTGCATCAAAACTTACAAGGCTTGCTTTTTTATCGAAAAAAGGGCATACGCAGCCTTATTTATCTTACGCATTTGCCGCTTGGCTCTGTGCTTTTTTATCTGTTCCTACCCTTTTAGTGGGACAAGATACTACCTCGATGGTCTTTGTAAAAGGAGGCATTTTCGACATGGGAAGCACCAAATACCCCAACGAAATGCCTATCCATACCGTTACCCTTGATGATTTTTGGATAGATAAGTACGAGGTCAGTGTGGCAGAATATCGCAGCTTTTGTGAAGCCACAGGCAGAGCCATGCCCGAAAGAGAGCCAGCTTGGGGTTGGAAAGACGACTACCCTATGGTAAATGTTTCTTGGAAAGATGCAGAGGCATACGCCTTACATGTGGGCAAACGCCTGCCTACCGAAGCCGAATGGGAGTATGCTGCACGTGGGGGCGCAAAGAGTGCCAATTATCTCTATGCAGGTGCGCCTTATCCGCAACTTGTTGGGTGGTTTGATAGCAATTCTGCTAATACCGCACAGCCACGCGGACTAAAAAAGCCCAACGAACTCGGCATTTACGACATGAGCGGCAATGTATGGGAATGGTGTCAAGATTTTTATGGTAGCTATACGCCTGAAAATCAGACCAATCCGCAGGGCGCGAAAACGGGCATCAACCGCGTTATCAGAGGAGGCAGTTGGTTTGGCAATGCAGCCAACTTGCGTACCGCCAATCGCTACTATTCGCCCGAAGGTTTCGGTTCGAGCCTCATAGGGTTTCGCTTGGTAAAAGATGTTGAAAAATAA